Genomic window (Helianthus annuus cultivar XRQ/B chromosome 3, HanXRQr2.0-SUNRISE, whole genome shotgun sequence):
CACCAaccaacaaataaataaataaataaatcatctcCTCCAAATGTTAAACTAAAAAATTTCATGAAAggtgtacgtacgtacgtactaGTTTGAATGCATGAGTTACAACCATCTTAAAACAAAAGAAAAGATAATTAAATTGGATCTAGTAATTAATCAATTAAGCTGCAGCAAGCAGGCAGGCCTATCTAGTCCTCTTGTGCATCATAttagctgctgctgctgctgctagtCTTGAATCCCCTTGAACTTGAACAACAGCATCCATATTTTTGGAGAAATTAGATGAAAGATGAGAGTAGAGATCAACCACTTTTCTTATATTGTTGTTGAGTTCTCTGATGAGCCCTACATTTCTGCCCAGATTATCAGGAATCTTTGACTCATGATTCTGATTAATCTCATTGATCAACACTCTGTTCTGATCCAGTATGCTTTGCACTTGAacaaaactcttttcaaatgcCTGCATACCCTTCCCTTCTCCCATCCCTATATCATTCATTCATATTTCAAAGATAAAACTATTGGTAGGGTAGGGTTTTCTTTTCATATGGATTTTCTACATTGAAATTGAAATCGGATATAATTATTAATCATTCATTTTTTTCCGGCCAATAATTTAGCATTACTacattataataatagttataagTTAAGGTATGATGAGATGTAAAAAGCAGATCCCATTTCCATAAAAGGgtaaaccttttctttcttttcttttttatttttcaaattaaaaTGCCCCACCTAAATCTAAAGATGAGAGTTGTTGAAAAAAGAAGAATCAGAATAACTAAAAGATATGAACATTAATCAAACACACCAAAAGACATCGAATTTTCAACACAGAAATGGGGTTTGCTTGGGAAAGTCAAAGACCAGACAAAAGTGAGAATTAAATGTGGGGAAAAAAAAACGTACAACATAATAAAAGCTTCAGTTTTGCAGAAGCCCTTAATTTGAAACCCACAGAAACAAAACGCATTAAAATCAAAATCCAAACGGAATTTAATCTTTGttttcaaaacaaaaacaatGAGAACGATGGATCAGAGACAAATTATGTGAGTGAGTAGCTCAGAAAAAAGATTATAAGTATCTTCTGTCTGTCTGGTGATCACACAACAAACATATATAATTATAACTACAATACAATTAAAatgattattttttatataaacgTACCTTGAACATCTGGGAACATAATAATCAGATGAAGAGGGAATTGAAGACAGGAAATATCaaggatgagagagagagagagagagagagagagagaatttgTAGATTTGAcagtcacacacacacacagccTCTTTGTAAATCTCTCCCCATGTGTTCTGTATATATACTCCATCCAAACTATAGAATATTTCTATACACAGAACTAGAATGGGAAACCAAGTAttaaattatataatatattattattcATCTAATAGAGTAGATGTGTATTATAATGTTTGCTACACATTTATTAAATTCtaccctttttttttatttatttttcccCTCCTCTAATCtatctttttctttcaaaaatgtgcaaataaatatattttaaatattttttatgttaaattaaCCCGAATATATGTTTTATAGTTCTTTAATATAGCTTAAACACGTATCTAACTAGTATTTAAGAATTATTCATAAACGTTTTTTTCTAGTTATATATCACTGAACCATATTAGTAGATACATGTTTACCAAAAGCCATTTGTCAGCGATCTCACCATGGCTTTCTTTATGAAAGGTTGTGCATTGGAGCCTCCCCTGAAGCAATCTGCTCCGGGTTGAGCTTGGGGTATTCCCAATTGTGGTTTTCTTTTTGAACAGATAAGTCGGGTCATCACGTTTCTTTCTTCGAGCAGAAGAGTGTTACATTTGTCAGGATGATTCAGACAAGTAGATACatgtttaacaaataaactaaaacaaattattatattTACAAAATCAAATATATTCTCGTTAGCATAAACTTTTTAATAAATGCAAGTACTCAAATACATTACTTTGCACATTGATccatttataacttttttctcgtttattataaaaaaaacaaaataatttaactttacaaaataaaaaaaaaagtataatttCATTTTATCCCCTTACATTCAAATttacacaattacttataatacTCTAAATAATAGAATCAAACCTTTTAATATTGAATATATAAAACTTTTAACACAAGCAATATAAAGAGAAGCGTGCAGAACAACATCAAAAGAATTTCTTTAGCCATCTTGTAAGAATGGCGTGTTAGAGATGTTGACTACATCTCTTCACTACCAACAATCAGTGAAAAGATTTTTAGCatcatttaataaaaaaatatatatggcTACTACAGAATTAACAAAACACATGTAATCAACACTCAACAGTATATAGTGGTAACATGTCCGGCCTTTTAAGCAATCTTAAAATTAAATCACCAAAAAGATATTTTCAATTTTACTATTGTCATGAAACTTGGAAAGTTGTAATTAAACCATTTACGTACAAGAAAAACCAATATGAATCAATATATCTTCTAACGTAAAGTAATGATTCAAATTTAAGACAAATTTTCAGAAACGCTAAAAGGCAATatgatattatattatattatattggtATTTATTTTGTGATATACAGTAGAAACTCTGTAATTTAATActcaataaataaataacatcgataaaattaataatttgttTGGTCCCAACTTGGGATCAGTACAAACTTGAACCCCAATCGATAAAATAATAAGATAATAATTTTTTTGAAATCGCAATGTAAATATATTGGTCCCAGCAAAACTAGTAATTACTAAAATATTCCAAAATTCTAGGACTGTATAGTAAAAAATGAATATATAttcacttgttttttttttttgaacttcaAATCTATATTGAGTTCATCTAAATCTCCCCATTGTATTTAAGAGTTGAGGCAATGTATTCCCGTATTGCAACAAAAAGTTGTGAAGAGTTGTTGCcgctttcaatgcttctttccgaGTGATCAATCTAGATCTATGTACACCGAACTTGACAAGTTCATTAATGGTGAATGTACATGAGAATTTTGAAGGTCCTTGTTTCTGTTTTATTCAAACTAGTATTTTTAGCAgctgcgcgttgcggcggcgtacCCGATTCGTTTTTACAGACGTGTTTCACTGAATACAATCTACATCAAAACGTAGACTAACTCAATATGTACATTTGACGAACAAAATAATTTACGCTGAGATGTAAAACCTACCCGCCATGTGTTGCGGCGGGTCAAAACACAAACTAAGTCAAATTAACACCGTCAAATCAGAATCAAAATGTATTATATATGACCTAACGCATACATaggaaacatacataaaaattagAAAACCTTCGCAACTAAGATCTAACAAACTTAATTCCGTATGAAGGTGGGTGCTACAAATGCCATACCATTGATCCTTGAGTGGCAGGAGATTTCGTTTTCGTATACCTCATAATTATGGATTTCATAAAGGTGACTCAGATTTGAAAACCAAACACTTGTTAGCCGCTATAGTAATCTAAGAAACCATCTTCAACTGCTTCTTTTTCAACACGGTTGCCAAGTTTGTTGCGCTCACCCTTTAGCATGCCTAAAACGTAAGAAATCTTATCAACAAATGAAGATCCATTATGTGCACAGCTATAAATGCGAAAAAAAAGAGTAAATATATGTTGAATTGAATGATACCAAAAATCAATTTGGCAAAGTGATTTATTATAACTTGTTTTAACAGCACTTTTATAAATCCATCTAaagatttattaattaaaaagcTTCATAATTTCCTAATTATTAACACTTTAAACATGCCAAATCATATACTGGTTCATCACTTTCTTTTAGAGAAATGAGAAAGGCCCCAGTGTGATTCTACCATCAATCCCTCAAATAAAAAAGTAAAAGGCTtcaatttttttgttaaaaaaagatCAAATTGCAATAAATAGAAGCACACTTTTACACTTATGACGTGAATCACTTCCGTAATGATCGTAATGATCTGAACCACTTCTGACCTGTAACAAACTCTGTAATGACTTGATTGTTCACCAACCCGTAATGACCTGAACCACTTACCTGTAACAA
Coding sequences:
- the LOC110928441 gene encoding protein ELF4-LIKE 3 isoform X2, with protein sequence MFPDVQGKGMQAFEKSFVQVQSILDQNRVLINEINQNHESKIPDNLGRNVGLIRELNNNIRKVVDLYSHLSSNFSKNMDAVVQVQGDSRLAAAAAANMMHKRTR
- the LOC110928441 gene encoding protein ELF4-LIKE 3 isoform X1 → MFPDVQGMGEGKGMQAFEKSFVQVQSILDQNRVLINEINQNHESKIPDNLGRNVGLIRELNNNIRKVVDLYSHLSSNFSKNMDAVVQVQGDSRLAAAAAANMMHKRTR